Proteins encoded together in one Corallococcus soli window:
- a CDS encoding DUF4388 domain-containing protein, producing MFPPPSQVLRQREGTLEDTPFPLLLHALMVEERTCTLELKVRQREKRIIFEDGAPVACHSNLLHETLGKYLVEKGRLTEGDYQKALAESVSSGHQMGALLVQKALISPFDLYKQLQANLAHKLLDCFRWTDARYRLISDVEAPDATVRANSAQLILTGVSTQLPFDAVATHFTFTDDRRFGQMPGVESAPKLSSKDARLFQALRQRPTFNELLERTGFDMESVLRRLYALCLLGVAGFVEDVDQRAAEVAARAPSAPEPAAAPEPAAVVAPVAPTGTPFADDDEGARNALVGAFLSHRSQDPFALLDVPEDVQPVALRKAFLAAADRCSPLRFQTSELKEKAEALLAAYARAYGALSEPEQNALWKKRRQAHREKARGTGRPTAAEQFRIRTDLLDATTQFDEAKRRLEARNFPGAFEYFEYACDIDPRPLYQAHRAWARYLMKPEAHGRLVLQELQELVRQEPGLEEGWAFLGDVARGEGQWALAEDALRKAFKLNPQQRRYVALIQDIARRR from the coding sequence ATGTTCCCCCCGCCGTCCCAGGTGCTGCGCCAGCGGGAGGGAACGCTGGAGGACACGCCCTTCCCGCTGCTGCTGCACGCGCTGATGGTGGAGGAGCGCACCTGCACGCTGGAGCTCAAGGTGCGCCAGCGCGAGAAGCGCATCATCTTCGAGGACGGCGCGCCGGTGGCGTGCCACTCCAACCTCCTGCACGAGACGCTGGGCAAGTACCTGGTGGAGAAGGGCCGCCTGACGGAGGGCGACTACCAGAAGGCCCTGGCGGAGAGCGTGTCCTCCGGCCACCAGATGGGTGCGCTGCTGGTGCAGAAGGCGCTCATCAGCCCCTTCGACCTCTACAAGCAGCTCCAGGCGAACCTGGCGCACAAGCTGCTGGACTGCTTCCGCTGGACGGACGCGCGCTACCGGCTCATCTCGGACGTGGAGGCCCCGGACGCCACCGTGCGCGCCAACAGCGCGCAGCTCATCCTCACCGGCGTCTCCACCCAGCTGCCCTTCGACGCCGTCGCCACGCACTTCACCTTCACCGACGACCGCCGCTTCGGGCAGATGCCCGGCGTGGAGTCCGCGCCCAAGCTGTCCTCCAAGGACGCGCGCCTCTTCCAGGCCCTGCGCCAGCGGCCCACCTTCAACGAGCTGCTGGAGCGCACCGGCTTCGACATGGAGTCCGTCCTGCGCCGCCTCTACGCCCTGTGCCTCCTGGGCGTGGCGGGCTTCGTGGAGGACGTGGACCAGAGGGCCGCGGAGGTCGCCGCGAGGGCCCCGTCCGCGCCCGAACCGGCGGCGGCCCCCGAGCCCGCGGCGGTGGTGGCCCCGGTGGCCCCTACCGGCACGCCCTTCGCGGATGACGACGAGGGCGCGCGAAACGCGCTCGTGGGCGCGTTCCTCTCCCACCGGAGCCAGGACCCGTTCGCGCTCCTGGACGTGCCGGAGGACGTGCAGCCGGTGGCGCTGCGCAAGGCGTTCCTCGCCGCCGCGGACCGGTGCTCCCCGCTGCGTTTCCAGACCTCGGAGCTGAAGGAGAAGGCCGAAGCGCTGCTCGCCGCCTACGCCCGGGCCTACGGCGCGCTGTCGGAACCGGAGCAGAACGCGCTGTGGAAGAAGCGCCGGCAGGCCCACCGGGAGAAGGCCCGGGGCACCGGCCGGCCCACGGCGGCCGAACAGTTCCGCATCCGCACCGACCTCCTGGACGCGACCACCCAGTTCGACGAGGCGAAGCGGCGCCTGGAGGCGCGCAACTTCCCGGGCGCCTTCGAGTACTTCGAGTACGCCTGCGACATCGACCCCCGGCCGCTCTACCAGGCCCACCGCGCCTGGGCGCGCTACCTGATGAAGCCGGAGGCCCACGGCCGGCTCGTGCTCCAGGAGCTCCAGGAGCTGGTGCGCCAGGAGCCCGGCCTGGAGGAGGGCTGGGCCTTCCTGGGCGACGTGGCCCGGGGGGAGGGCCAGTGGGCGCTCGCGGAGGACGCGCTGCGCAAGGCCTTCAAGTTGAACCCCCAGCAGCGCCGCTACGTGGCGCTCATCCAGGACATCGCCCGGCGGCGGTGA
- the sufD gene encoding Fe-S cluster assembly protein SufD, producing the protein MSAGLAHYLDVARGFQSRGSANDPAWLKTLRAEALRHFEARGLPTSKDEEWKYTPLSTLSSHPFQPARDVYAGEDVAAAVARLALPGPRLVFVDGRYVPALSVLTGLPRGVTLKPLSQALREDGELLEGTLGQRTRLGANAFTSLNAALLEEGALLTLAPRALSEVPVQLLFLVRGGNGPVLASPRIVVVAGEGSEATLVETYVGLGTEATFTNAVTEVSLGDNASLHHYKLQTEGDAALHLGGLYSRQGRDSRFQSHAFSFGGAVARNEVHALFAGEGGECLLNGLFVGRGTQHLDNRTDLDHAVPRCSSRELYKGVLDDRSRGTFHGRIRVREDAQKTDASQTNRNLLLSEGAQVDTRPQLEIFADDVKCAHGTAVGRLDDTALFYLRSRGIPKPEAERMLTQAFASELVLAVPAGPVRARVEALLSAKLPGGARLEVTG; encoded by the coding sequence ATGAGCGCGGGCCTTGCGCACTACCTGGACGTCGCCCGGGGCTTCCAGTCGCGCGGGAGCGCGAACGACCCGGCGTGGCTCAAGACGCTGCGCGCGGAAGCGCTGCGCCACTTCGAGGCGCGGGGCCTGCCCACGTCGAAGGACGAGGAGTGGAAGTACACGCCCCTCTCCACGCTGTCGTCGCACCCGTTCCAGCCCGCGCGGGACGTGTACGCGGGCGAGGACGTGGCGGCGGCGGTGGCGCGGCTGGCCCTGCCCGGGCCCCGGCTCGTCTTCGTGGACGGACGCTACGTCCCGGCGCTGTCGGTGCTCACCGGCCTGCCGCGCGGCGTGACGCTCAAGCCGCTGTCGCAGGCGCTGCGCGAGGACGGCGAGCTGCTGGAGGGGACGCTGGGCCAGCGCACGCGGCTGGGGGCCAACGCCTTCACGTCGCTCAACGCCGCCCTCTTGGAAGAGGGCGCGCTGCTCACGCTCGCGCCCCGCGCGCTGAGCGAGGTGCCGGTGCAGCTGCTCTTCCTGGTGCGCGGTGGCAACGGGCCGGTGCTGGCCAGCCCCCGCATCGTGGTGGTGGCGGGCGAGGGCAGCGAGGCCACGCTGGTGGAGACGTACGTGGGACTGGGCACGGAGGCGACCTTCACCAACGCGGTGACGGAGGTGTCGCTGGGCGACAACGCCAGCCTGCACCACTACAAGCTCCAGACGGAGGGCGACGCCGCGCTGCACCTGGGCGGGCTGTACTCGCGGCAGGGGCGCGACAGCCGCTTCCAGTCGCACGCCTTCTCCTTCGGTGGCGCGGTGGCCCGCAATGAAGTGCACGCGCTGTTCGCGGGGGAGGGCGGGGAGTGCCTGCTCAACGGCCTGTTCGTGGGCCGGGGCACGCAGCACCTGGACAACCGCACCGACCTGGACCACGCGGTGCCGCGCTGCTCCAGCCGGGAGCTCTACAAGGGCGTGCTGGATGACCGCTCACGCGGCACGTTCCATGGGCGCATCCGCGTGCGCGAGGACGCGCAGAAGACGGACGCGAGCCAGACGAACCGCAACCTCCTGCTGTCGGAGGGCGCGCAGGTGGACACGCGGCCCCAGCTGGAGATCTTCGCGGACGACGTGAAGTGCGCCCACGGCACGGCGGTGGGCCGGCTGGACGACACGGCGCTGTTCTACCTGCGCTCGCGCGGCATCCCGAAGCCGGAGGCGGAGCGGATGCTGACGCAGGCGTTCGCGAGCGAGCTGGTGCTCGCGGTGCCGGCGGGGCCGGTGCGCGCGCGCGTGGAGGCGTTGCTGTCGGCGAAGCTGCCGGGCGGGGCCCGGCTGGAGGTGACGGGATGA
- a CDS encoding ABC transporter substrate-binding protein yields MRRPLPLLLTALALALVGCEKKSAAPAPAAPASQGAPSTASPPGPPPEGSILIGEVGSLTGSEATFGISARNGIDLAIQEANAAGGVRGQKLVVRLYDSQGRPEEGAQAATRLIAQDKVVALLGEAASSVSMAMADKAQAGRVPMITPTSTSPEVTKKGDYIFRVCFIDPFQGLVMAKFARENLKLSKVAMLVDNKSAFSVGLAEVFNEKFKSFGGQVVAQESYSKGDTDFRAQLTAIKNRKPEAVFVPGYYTDVGIIARQAREVGLRVPLLGGDGWDSDKLFELGGSALEGSYFSNHYSPDNPDPVVQGFLKKYKDAYGAVPDSVAVLAYDAARLLVDAMKRAPDTSGPAIRDAIAATKDFPGVAGTINLDANRDAVKQAVVMKVEGGKAVFVTTVKP; encoded by the coding sequence ATGCGCCGTCCCCTGCCCCTCCTGCTCACCGCCCTGGCCCTGGCCCTGGTGGGCTGTGAGAAGAAGTCCGCTGCTCCCGCGCCCGCGGCCCCCGCGTCGCAGGGCGCCCCGTCCACGGCCTCCCCGCCGGGTCCTCCGCCCGAAGGCAGCATCCTCATTGGAGAGGTGGGCAGCCTCACCGGCTCCGAGGCCACCTTCGGCATCTCCGCGCGCAACGGCATCGACCTGGCCATCCAGGAAGCCAACGCCGCGGGCGGCGTGAGGGGCCAGAAGCTGGTGGTGCGCCTCTACGACAGCCAGGGCCGTCCGGAGGAAGGCGCCCAGGCCGCCACGCGGCTCATCGCGCAGGACAAGGTGGTGGCGCTGCTGGGCGAGGCCGCGTCGTCCGTGTCCATGGCCATGGCGGACAAGGCGCAGGCCGGTCGCGTGCCCATGATTACGCCCACGTCCACCAGCCCCGAGGTGACGAAGAAAGGCGACTACATCTTCCGCGTCTGCTTCATCGACCCGTTCCAGGGCCTGGTGATGGCGAAGTTCGCGCGGGAGAACCTGAAGCTGTCGAAGGTGGCGATGCTCGTGGACAACAAGAGCGCCTTCTCCGTGGGGCTGGCGGAGGTGTTCAACGAGAAGTTCAAGTCCTTCGGTGGGCAGGTGGTGGCCCAGGAGAGCTACTCCAAGGGCGACACCGACTTCCGCGCGCAGCTGACCGCCATCAAGAACCGCAAGCCGGAGGCCGTGTTCGTGCCCGGCTACTACACGGACGTGGGCATCATCGCGCGGCAGGCGCGCGAGGTGGGCCTGCGCGTACCACTGCTGGGCGGTGACGGGTGGGACTCCGACAAGCTCTTCGAGCTGGGCGGCTCCGCGCTGGAGGGCAGCTACTTCTCCAACCACTACTCGCCGGACAACCCGGACCCCGTCGTCCAGGGCTTCCTCAAGAAGTACAAGGACGCCTACGGCGCGGTGCCGGACAGCGTGGCGGTGCTGGCGTACGACGCCGCGCGGCTGCTGGTGGACGCGATGAAGCGCGCGCCGGACACCTCCGGGCCCGCCATCCGCGACGCCATCGCCGCGACGAAGGACTTCCCGGGGGTCGCGGGCACCATCAACCTGGACGCCAACCGCGACGCGGTGAAGCAGGCCGTGGTGATGAAGGTCGAGGGCGGCAAGGCGGTGTTCGTCACCACCGTGAAGCCCTGA
- the sufB gene encoding Fe-S cluster assembly protein SufB, translated as MSSTETIQELTRKGYQAGFVTQVESDTLPPGLDEDVIRVLSRKKGEPAFMLDWRLKAYRHWLTLKEPTWQAVKYHPIDYQAIRYYSAPKQKPLKDSLSQVDPEILRTYEKLGIPLEEQKRLQNVAVDAVFDSVSVATTFREKLYKAGVIFCSFSEAVKEHPELVERYLGTVVPFSDNFFAALNSAVFSDGSFCYVPKGVKCPMELSTYFRINAADTGQFERTLLVADEGASVSYLEGCTAPMRDTNQLHAAVVELVALDGASIKYSTVQNWYPGDAEGKGGIYNFVTKRGIAHKGSKISWTQVETGSAITWKYPSVILKGDDSVGEFYSVALTNHRQQADTGTKMIHIGKNTRSTIVSKGISAGRGQNTYRGQVKVLKSAVNARNHTQCDSLLLGDKCGAHTLPYIEVKNSTAQVEHEASTSKIGEDQLFYCRQRGISQEDAVSMIVNGFCRQVFKELPMEFAVEAQKLLGVSLEGSVG; from the coding sequence ATGAGCAGCACCGAAACCATCCAGGAACTCACCCGCAAGGGCTATCAGGCGGGCTTCGTCACGCAGGTGGAGTCGGACACGCTGCCGCCCGGCCTGGACGAGGACGTCATCCGCGTGCTGTCGCGCAAGAAGGGCGAACCGGCCTTCATGCTCGACTGGCGCCTGAAGGCGTACCGGCACTGGCTCACCCTGAAGGAGCCCACCTGGCAGGCGGTGAAGTACCACCCCATCGACTACCAGGCCATCCGCTACTACTCGGCGCCGAAGCAGAAGCCGCTGAAGGACAGCCTGTCGCAGGTGGATCCGGAGATCCTGCGCACCTACGAGAAGCTGGGCATCCCGCTGGAGGAGCAGAAGCGGCTGCAGAACGTGGCGGTGGACGCGGTGTTCGACTCCGTGTCGGTGGCCACGACGTTCCGGGAGAAGCTCTACAAGGCGGGCGTCATCTTCTGCTCGTTCTCCGAGGCGGTGAAGGAGCACCCGGAGCTGGTGGAGCGCTACCTGGGCACGGTGGTGCCGTTCTCCGACAACTTCTTCGCGGCGCTCAACTCCGCGGTCTTCAGCGACGGCTCCTTCTGCTACGTGCCCAAGGGCGTGAAGTGCCCCATGGAGCTGTCCACGTACTTCCGCATCAACGCGGCGGACACGGGCCAGTTCGAACGCACGCTGCTCGTCGCGGACGAGGGCGCCTCCGTGAGCTACCTGGAGGGCTGCACCGCGCCCATGCGCGACACCAACCAGCTGCACGCCGCGGTGGTGGAGCTGGTGGCGCTGGACGGCGCGTCCATCAAGTACAGCACGGTGCAGAACTGGTACCCGGGTGACGCGGAGGGCAAGGGCGGCATCTACAACTTCGTCACCAAGCGCGGCATCGCGCACAAGGGCTCCAAGATTTCGTGGACCCAGGTGGAGACGGGTTCGGCCATCACGTGGAAGTACCCCAGCGTCATCCTCAAGGGGGATGACTCGGTGGGCGAGTTCTACTCCGTGGCGCTCACCAACCACCGCCAGCAGGCGGACACGGGCACGAAGATGATCCACATCGGGAAGAACACCCGGTCCACCATCGTGTCCAAGGGCATCTCCGCCGGGCGGGGCCAGAACACGTACCGGGGGCAGGTGAAGGTGCTCAAGAGCGCGGTGAACGCGCGCAATCACACGCAATGCGATTCCCTGCTGCTCGGTGACAAGTGCGGCGCCCACACGCTGCCGTACATCGAGGTGAAGAACTCGACCGCGCAGGTGGAGCACGAAGCGTCCACGTCGAAGATTGGCGAGGACCAGCTCTTCTACTGCCGGCAGCGGGGCATCTCCCAGGAGGACGCGGTGTCGATGATCGTCAATGGCTTCTGCCGGCAGGTCTTCAAGGAGCTGCCCATGGAGTTCGCGGTGGAAGCGCAGAAGCTGTTGGGCGTGAGCCTGGAAGGGAGCGTGGGGTGA
- a CDS encoding SUF system Fe-S cluster assembly regulator, producing MLRMSKMTDYGIVLMAELARADGDTRTTRELAARTRVSLPSASKVLKGLLQAGLVVSHRGASGGYGLARPAEAISLAELVTALEGPVALTECGQHTAPATPCELESVCQVRGHWRLINQAIQEALGKLTLADLRAPAPRMPERLVGLGLPASAAGVNSALPPSATGVRS from the coding sequence ATGCTCCGGATGAGCAAGATGACGGACTACGGCATCGTGCTGATGGCCGAGCTGGCGCGCGCGGACGGGGACACCCGGACCACGCGAGAGCTGGCGGCACGCACGCGTGTCTCCCTCCCTTCCGCGAGCAAGGTGCTCAAGGGCCTGCTGCAGGCGGGGCTGGTGGTGTCCCACCGGGGCGCGAGCGGCGGCTACGGCCTGGCGCGTCCGGCGGAGGCCATCTCCCTGGCGGAGCTCGTCACCGCGCTGGAGGGCCCGGTGGCCCTCACCGAGTGCGGCCAGCACACCGCGCCCGCCACGCCCTGCGAGCTGGAGTCCGTCTGCCAGGTGCGGGGCCACTGGCGGCTCATCAATCAAGCCATCCAGGAGGCGCTGGGGAAGCTGACGCTGGCGGACCTGCGCGCGCCCGCGCCCCGCATGCCGGAGCGGCTGGTGGGCCTGGGCCTGCCGGCGAGCGCCGCCGGCGTGAACAGCGCCCTTCCTCCTTCCGCGACGGGAGTCCGGTCATGA
- the sufC gene encoding Fe-S cluster assembly ATPase SufC produces the protein MSLLSIQGLHARVGDKEILRGIDLEVRPGEVHAIMGPNGSGKSTLAGVLAGRETFTVTQGSVRFNGEDLLGLSPEARSQAGVFLAFQYPVEIPGVGNLHFLRTALNARRRAKGEDELDAMDFMQLAKEKAKLVELDSAFMGRSVNEGFSGGEKKRNEIFQMAVLQPKLALLDETDSGLDIDALRVVAGGVNALRAPDRAMVVITHYQRLLDYIVPDHVHVMAAGRIVRSGGRELALELEEKGYGWLGGEGVGAGKAKEARR, from the coding sequence ATGTCGCTGCTCAGCATTCAGGGCCTGCACGCCCGCGTGGGCGACAAGGAGATCCTCAGGGGCATCGACCTGGAGGTCCGCCCGGGCGAGGTGCACGCCATCATGGGGCCCAACGGCTCCGGCAAGAGCACGCTCGCGGGCGTGCTGGCGGGGCGTGAGACGTTCACGGTGACGCAGGGTTCGGTTCGCTTCAACGGCGAGGACCTGCTGGGCCTGTCGCCCGAGGCGCGCTCGCAGGCGGGCGTGTTCCTGGCGTTCCAGTACCCGGTGGAGATTCCGGGCGTCGGCAACCTGCACTTCCTGCGCACCGCGCTCAACGCCCGGCGCCGCGCGAAGGGCGAGGACGAGCTGGACGCGATGGACTTCATGCAGCTCGCCAAGGAGAAGGCGAAGCTGGTGGAGCTGGACAGCGCCTTCATGGGCCGCTCGGTGAACGAGGGCTTCTCCGGCGGGGAGAAGAAGCGCAATGAGATCTTCCAGATGGCGGTGCTCCAGCCGAAGCTGGCGCTGCTGGACGAGACGGACTCGGGCCTGGACATCGACGCGCTGCGCGTCGTCGCGGGCGGCGTGAACGCCCTGCGCGCGCCGGACCGGGCGATGGTTGTGATTACCCACTACCAGCGACTGCTGGACTACATCGTGCCGGACCACGTGCACGTGATGGCGGCGGGCCGCATCGTGCGCTCGGGCGGGCGCGAGCTGGCGCTGGAGCTGGAGGAGAAGGGCTACGGCTGGCTGGGCGGGGAGGGCGTTGGGGCCGGCAAGGCGAAGGAGGCGCGGCGATGA
- a CDS encoding TadE/TadG family type IV pilus assembly protein, producing MRGRGESGQVAVETAIVLPLFVFLLLGILQLGMMHQARLLTKYAAYKAVRAGSLHNADVEVMERAALAVLLPMVSQAGGGGAEVLKPIASASDFAQKWNSSGISQNKMPDADLKYAQVHICGPLKADITSGTHANKELDFDDPRVASGGDWAESLRTKLSIQVTFNYRLPIPFADVTIFNIARGQKALPYVLRLGKEENHTKKSYVDFRTDPLDAAAENKLYILPIRATYIMRMHSNFYLTQKALPEVNKCTFTFDQAAE from the coding sequence ATGCGCGGCAGGGGCGAATCAGGCCAGGTAGCGGTGGAGACGGCCATCGTCCTCCCCCTCTTTGTCTTCTTGCTGCTGGGCATCCTGCAGCTGGGCATGATGCATCAGGCCCGCCTGCTGACGAAGTACGCGGCCTACAAGGCCGTGCGCGCCGGCTCCCTCCACAACGCGGACGTGGAGGTGATGGAGAGGGCCGCGCTCGCGGTGCTGCTGCCCATGGTGAGCCAGGCGGGCGGCGGTGGGGCGGAGGTCCTCAAGCCCATCGCCAGCGCCTCGGACTTCGCGCAGAAGTGGAACTCGTCGGGCATCTCGCAGAACAAGATGCCGGATGCGGACCTGAAGTACGCACAGGTCCACATCTGCGGCCCGCTCAAGGCGGACATCACCTCCGGCACCCATGCCAACAAGGAACTCGACTTCGACGACCCCCGGGTCGCGTCCGGCGGTGACTGGGCGGAGAGCCTGCGCACCAAGCTGAGCATCCAGGTGACGTTCAACTACCGCCTGCCCATCCCCTTCGCGGACGTCACCATCTTCAACATCGCCCGCGGGCAGAAGGCCCTTCCGTACGTGCTGAGGCTCGGGAAGGAAGAGAACCACACGAAGAAGTCGTACGTCGACTTCCGGACCGATCCCCTGGATGCCGCGGCGGAGAACAAGCTCTACATCCTGCCCATCCGCGCCACCTACATCATGCGGATGCACTCGAACTTCTACCTCACGCAGAAAGCCCTCCCGGAAGTGAACAAATGCACCTTCACGTTCGACCAGGCGGCGGAATGA
- a CDS encoding cysteine desulfurase encodes MTGPGFDLGRVRGDFPLLRQEVRGRALVYLDSAATGQKPQAVLDALTRYYTHDNANVHRGVHILSERSTQAYEDAREAVRRFLNAKDAREVIFVRGTTEAINLVAATYGRKSVGPGDEVLISAMEHHSNIVPWQMVCDAAGAKLRVIPVDDRGELRLDAVDALLTERTRLLAITHVSNALGSINPIKELVAKAHAKGIPVLVDGAQSVTHFPVDVQDLDCDFFAFSGHKLFGPTGIGVLYGKLAMLESLPPYQGGGDMILSVTMEKTVYNRVPHRFEAGTPDMAGAVGLGAAIRYLEGVGLSAIAQHDQWLLAYATQALEAVPGLKLVGTAPKKTGVLSFTLADVHPHDVGTILDQEGICIRTGHHCAQPLMQRFGVAATVRASLALYNTPEDVDALVKGLHKVREVFA; translated from the coding sequence ATGACGGGGCCTGGATTCGACCTGGGGCGCGTGCGAGGGGACTTCCCCCTGCTGCGGCAGGAGGTGCGGGGCCGCGCGCTGGTGTACCTGGACAGCGCGGCCACCGGGCAGAAGCCGCAGGCGGTGCTGGATGCGCTGACGCGCTACTACACGCACGACAACGCCAACGTGCACCGGGGCGTGCACATCCTCTCCGAGCGCTCCACGCAGGCGTACGAGGACGCGCGCGAAGCGGTGCGCCGCTTCCTCAACGCGAAGGACGCGCGGGAGGTCATCTTCGTGCGCGGCACCACGGAGGCCATCAACCTGGTGGCCGCGACCTACGGCCGCAAGAGCGTGGGCCCGGGCGACGAGGTGCTCATCTCCGCCATGGAGCACCACTCCAACATCGTGCCCTGGCAGATGGTGTGCGACGCGGCGGGCGCGAAGCTGCGCGTGATTCCGGTGGATGACCGGGGCGAGCTGCGCCTGGACGCGGTGGACGCGCTGCTCACGGAGCGCACGCGCCTGTTGGCCATCACCCACGTGTCCAACGCGCTGGGCTCCATCAATCCCATCAAGGAGCTGGTGGCGAAGGCGCACGCGAAGGGCATCCCGGTGCTGGTGGACGGGGCGCAGTCGGTGACGCACTTCCCGGTGGACGTGCAGGACCTGGACTGTGACTTCTTCGCCTTCAGCGGGCACAAGCTCTTCGGGCCCACGGGCATCGGCGTGCTGTACGGCAAGCTGGCCATGCTGGAGTCGCTGCCGCCGTACCAGGGCGGTGGGGACATGATCCTCTCCGTGACGATGGAGAAGACCGTCTACAACCGCGTGCCGCACCGCTTCGAGGCGGGCACGCCGGACATGGCGGGCGCGGTGGGCCTGGGCGCGGCCATCCGCTACCTGGAGGGCGTGGGGCTCTCCGCCATCGCGCAGCACGACCAGTGGTTGCTCGCCTACGCGACGCAGGCGCTGGAGGCGGTGCCCGGGCTGAAGCTGGTGGGCACCGCGCCCAAGAAGACGGGCGTGCTGTCCTTCACGCTGGCGGACGTGCACCCGCACGACGTGGGCACCATCCTGGACCAGGAGGGCATCTGCATCCGCACGGGGCACCACTGCGCCCAGCCGCTGATGCAGCGCTTCGGGGTGGCGGCGACCGTGCGCGCGTCGCTGGCGCTCTACAACACGCCGGAAGACGTGGATGCGTTGGTCAAGGGGCTGCACAAGGTGAGGGAGGTGTTCGCGTGA